Proteins from one Mycobacterium sp. SMC-2 genomic window:
- a CDS encoding alkane 1-monooxygenase, translating into MTTLSPAEPTVWRDKKRRLWLMGLIAPTALFVMLPITWGLNQLGWHAAAQVPLWIGPILLYVLLPILDLRFGPDGQNPPDEVMEQLENDKYYRYCTYIYVPFQYLSVVMGAYLFTASDLHWLGFDGALSWAGKLGVALSVGVLGGVGINTAHEMGHKKDSLERWLSKITLAQTCYGHFYIEHNRGHHVRVSTPEDPASARFGETFWEFLPRSVFGSLRSSLRLEAQRIRRLGKSPWDPRTYLSNDVLNAWLLSVVLWGVLIGVFGPGLIPFVIIQAVFGFSLLESVNYLEHYGLLRQRNASGRYERCAPVHSWNSDHIVTNLFLYHLQRHSDHHANPTRRYQTLRSMAGAPNLPSGYASMISLTYIPPLWRRVMDHRVLEHYDGDITRVNIHPRVRERVLARYGAAA; encoded by the coding sequence ATGACCACACTCAGCCCCGCGGAGCCGACGGTCTGGCGGGACAAGAAGCGCCGGCTCTGGCTCATGGGGCTGATCGCCCCCACGGCGCTGTTCGTCATGCTGCCGATCACCTGGGGGCTCAACCAGCTCGGTTGGCACGCCGCCGCGCAGGTGCCGCTGTGGATCGGGCCGATCCTGCTGTACGTCCTGCTGCCCATCCTCGACCTGCGGTTCGGGCCCGACGGACAGAATCCGCCCGACGAGGTGATGGAGCAGCTGGAGAACGACAAGTACTACCGCTACTGCACCTACATCTACGTTCCGTTCCAATACCTCAGCGTGGTCATGGGTGCCTACCTGTTCACCGCCTCCGACCTGCACTGGCTCGGCTTTGACGGCGCGTTGAGCTGGGCGGGCAAGCTGGGCGTGGCGCTGTCGGTCGGCGTGCTCGGCGGCGTCGGCATCAACACCGCGCACGAGATGGGCCACAAGAAGGACTCGCTGGAACGATGGCTGTCCAAGATCACCCTGGCGCAGACCTGCTACGGCCACTTCTACATCGAGCACAACCGCGGCCACCACGTGCGCGTCTCGACCCCGGAGGACCCGGCGTCGGCCCGCTTCGGGGAGACCTTCTGGGAGTTCTTGCCGCGCAGCGTCTTTGGCAGCCTGCGCTCGTCACTGCGGTTGGAAGCGCAGCGCATACGCCGGCTGGGCAAGAGCCCCTGGGACCCCAGGACGTATCTGTCCAACGACGTGCTCAACGCCTGGCTGCTGTCGGTGGTGTTGTGGGGCGTGCTGATCGGGGTATTCGGCCCGGGGCTCATCCCGTTCGTGATCATCCAGGCTGTCTTCGGCTTCAGCCTCCTCGAGTCCGTCAACTACCTCGAGCACTACGGGCTGCTGCGGCAGCGCAACGCCAGCGGTCGCTACGAGCGCTGCGCGCCGGTGCACAGCTGGAACTCCGACCACATTGTCACCAACCTGTTCCTGTATCACCTGCAGCGGCACAGCGATCACCACGCGAACCCGACCCGCCGGTACCAGACCCTGCGCAGCATGGCGGGCGCGCCCAACCTGCCGAGCGGATACGCGTCGATGATCTCGCTGACCTACATCCCGCCGCTGTGGCGCAGGGTGATGGACCATCGGGTGCTGGAGCACTACGACGGCGACATCACCAGGGTCAACATCCACCCGCGGGTGCGCGAGCGGGTGCTGGCTCGCTACGGGGCGGCCGCATGA
- a CDS encoding rubredoxin: MSAYRCPGCDYTYDEAKGAPREGFPAGTPFSDIPDDWCCPDCAVREKADFETIGVNR; encoded by the coding sequence ATGAGCGCCTACCGCTGCCCGGGCTGCGACTACACCTACGACGAGGCGAAAGGCGCTCCGCGGGAAGGGTTTCCCGCGGGGACGCCGTTCAGTGACATCCCCGACGACTGGTGCTGCCCCGATTGCGCGGTCCGCGAGAAGGCCGATTTCGAAACCATAGGAGTGAACCGATGA
- a CDS encoding rubredoxin, whose translation MSDYKLFVCVQCGFEYDEAKGWPEDGIAPGTRWDDIPEDWSCPDCGAAKSDFEMVEVARS comes from the coding sequence ATGAGCGACTACAAGCTTTTCGTCTGCGTGCAGTGCGGCTTCGAATACGACGAGGCCAAGGGCTGGCCGGAGGACGGCATCGCGCCCGGGACCCGCTGGGACGACATCCCGGAGGACTGGAGCTGCCCGGACTGCGGTGCGGCGAAATCCGACTTCGAGATGGTGGAGGTAGCTCGATCCTGA
- a CDS encoding NAD(P)/FAD-dependent oxidoreductase produces the protein MVIGGSIAGLCAAQVLSDAYSRVTVYERDELPRTPSNRATVPQDRHLHMLMARGAMEFESLFPGLLQEMVAAGVPMLENRPDCIHLGAAGHVLGTGHTLRDEFTAYVPSRPHLEWQLRKRVRDTDNVTMVRRSVAEPRFDHARQRVTGVLLDPADGEEGEPEFVRADLVVDAAGRGTRLPVWLDQWGFDRPVEDVVDIGINYATQQFRIPEGLIAEKVVVAGASHDKSLGLGMLCYEDGSWVLTTFGVANAKPPRTFPEMLALAEELLPAHINTALAQAEPLGDPAFHAFPASRWRRYDKLDRFPAGIIPLGDAVASFNPTFGQGMTMTSLQAGHLRRALASPDDRLAAELSRATAKTTYPVWIMNAIGDVTFHHAGTKGPIPWWWRPSGALFDQFLGAAETDPVLAEWFLRRFSLLDSLYMIPPPRLIGRTIAHNLRLWLGERRQASRQRRVAVASAAAPGDGGTPPEGGTPTRLRGTGRHPQD, from the coding sequence GTGGTCATCGGCGGCAGCATCGCCGGTTTGTGCGCCGCGCAGGTGCTCTCGGACGCCTATTCCCGGGTCACGGTCTACGAGCGCGACGAGTTGCCGAGGACACCGTCGAACCGCGCGACGGTTCCGCAGGACCGGCACCTGCACATGCTGATGGCCCGTGGCGCAATGGAGTTCGAGAGCCTGTTCCCCGGACTGCTGCAGGAGATGGTGGCCGCGGGCGTGCCCATGCTGGAGAACCGGCCCGATTGCATCCACCTCGGCGCCGCCGGCCACGTGCTCGGGACGGGGCACACCCTGCGCGACGAATTCACCGCGTACGTCCCCAGCCGCCCCCATCTGGAGTGGCAGTTGCGCAAACGGGTACGGGACACGGACAACGTCACGATGGTGCGGCGCTCCGTGGCCGAACCGCGGTTCGACCACGCGCGGCAGCGGGTCACCGGGGTGCTGCTGGATCCCGCCGACGGCGAGGAGGGGGAGCCCGAATTCGTCCGCGCGGATCTGGTCGTCGACGCGGCGGGCCGGGGCACCCGGCTGCCGGTGTGGTTGGACCAATGGGGGTTCGACCGCCCGGTCGAGGACGTCGTGGACATCGGCATCAACTACGCCACCCAGCAGTTCCGCATCCCCGAGGGCTTGATCGCGGAAAAGGTGGTAGTCGCCGGCGCCTCCCACGACAAGTCGCTCGGGCTGGGCATGCTCTGTTACGAGGACGGGAGCTGGGTCCTGACCACCTTCGGGGTGGCCAACGCCAAACCGCCGCGGACCTTCCCCGAGATGCTGGCCCTCGCCGAGGAACTGCTCCCGGCCCACATCAACACCGCCCTGGCGCAGGCCGAACCCCTGGGCGACCCGGCGTTCCACGCCTTTCCGGCCAGCCGCTGGCGCCGCTACGACAAGCTGGACCGCTTCCCGGCCGGCATCATCCCCCTCGGCGACGCCGTCGCCAGCTTCAACCCGACCTTCGGGCAGGGCATGACGATGACGTCCCTGCAGGCCGGCCACCTGCGGCGCGCGCTGGCCTCCCCCGACGACCGGCTGGCCGCCGAACTGAGCCGGGCCACCGCCAAGACCACCTACCCCGTCTGGATCATGAACGCCATCGGCGACGTCACCTTCCACCACGCCGGCACCAAGGGACCCATCCCGTGGTGGTGGCGGCCGTCCGGTGCGCTGTTCGACCAATTCCTGGGGGCCGCCGAGACGGATCCCGTTCTGGCGGAGTGGTTTTTGCGCCGGTTCTCGCTGCTCGACAGCCTCTACATGATTCCGCCGCCGCGCCTCATCGGCCGGACCATCGCGCACAACCTGCGGCTGTGGCTGGGCGAGCGCCGTCAGGCGTCCAGACAGCGGCGCGTGGCGGTCGCGAGCGCGGCAGCGCCGGGCGATGGGGGCACGCCCCCAGAGGGAGGTACCCCCACCCGCTTGCGGGGGACGGGTCGCCACCCTCAGGACTAG
- the manA gene encoding mannose-6-phosphate isomerase, class I, with protein sequence MELLRGALRTYAWGSRTAIAEFTGRSVPAAHPEAELWFGAHPADPAWLETDAGEISLLDALVADPEGQLGPGVRARFGDVVPFLVKVLAADEPLSLQAHPSAVQAAEGYLREERLGIPLHSPVRNYRDTSHKPELLVALQPFEALAGFRPVARTVELLRALAVTDLDPYIDLLNDQSDADGLRALFTTWITAPQPDIDVLVPAVLDGAIQYISSGATEFAGEVKTVLELGERYPGDAGVLAALLLNRITLAPGEGIFVSAGSLHTYLRGFAVEVMANSDNVLRGGLTPKHVDVPELLRVLDFTPTTEAQVRPRVHREGFGLIYETPAEEFAVALLELDGEYLGHEVDASCSHEGPQILLCAEGCTTVHGKSGSLMLHRGMAAWVAADDAPIRLVAREPTKLFRATVGL encoded by the coding sequence GTGGAACTGCTTCGCGGAGCCTTGCGGACTTACGCCTGGGGATCGCGCACCGCCATAGCCGAATTCACCGGGCGGTCGGTCCCGGCCGCCCATCCGGAGGCCGAGCTCTGGTTCGGCGCGCATCCGGCCGACCCGGCCTGGCTGGAAACGGACGCCGGCGAGATCTCGCTGCTCGACGCGCTGGTCGCCGACCCGGAGGGCCAGCTCGGCCCCGGGGTGCGCGCCCGGTTCGGTGACGTGGTGCCGTTTTTGGTCAAGGTCCTCGCGGCCGACGAACCGCTGTCCCTGCAGGCGCATCCGAGCGCGGTGCAGGCGGCCGAGGGGTACCTGCGTGAGGAGCGGCTGGGCATTCCGCTGCACTCCCCGGTGCGCAACTATCGCGACACCTCGCACAAACCCGAATTGCTGGTGGCGCTGCAGCCGTTCGAGGCGCTGGCCGGATTCCGTCCCGTCGCTCGCACCGTCGAGCTGCTGCGGGCCCTGGCCGTCACCGACCTCGACCCATACATCGATTTGCTCAACGACCAGTCCGACGCCGACGGCCTGCGGGCGCTGTTCACCACCTGGATCACCGCGCCGCAGCCCGACATCGACGTGCTGGTGCCCGCCGTGCTGGACGGGGCCATCCAGTACATCAGCTCGGGGGCAACGGAATTCGCCGGCGAAGTCAAGACGGTGCTGGAGCTCGGGGAACGCTATCCCGGCGACGCCGGGGTGCTGGCGGCGCTGCTGCTGAACCGCATCACCCTGGCCCCGGGGGAGGGGATCTTCGTGTCCGCCGGCAGCCTGCACACCTACCTGCGGGGTTTCGCGGTGGAGGTGATGGCCAACTCGGACAACGTGTTACGCGGCGGCCTGACCCCCAAGCACGTCGACGTCCCCGAGCTGCTGCGCGTGCTCGACTTCACCCCGACCACCGAGGCGCAGGTGCGGCCCCGCGTCCACCGTGAGGGCTTCGGCCTGATCTATGAGACCCCCGCCGAGGAGTTCGCGGTCGCGCTCCTGGAGCTCGACGGCGAGTATCTGGGCCACGAGGTCGACGCCTCGTGCAGTCACGAGGGCCCGCAGATCCTGCTGTGCGCCGAGGGTTGCACGACGGTGCACGGCAAGTCGGGTTCGCTGATGCTGCACCGCGGGATGGCCGCGTGGGTGGCGGCCGACGACGCGCCGATCCGGCTGGTCGCGCGCGAGCCCACCAAGCTGTTCAGGGCGACCGTAGGGCTGTGA
- a CDS encoding APC family permease codes for MANRWRTKSVEQSIADTDEPDTRLRKELTWWDLVVFGVAVVIGAGIFTVTASTAGDITGPAIWISFVIAAVTCALAALCYAEFASTLPVAGSAYTFSYATFGEFLAWIIGWNLLLELAIGAAVVAKGWSSYLGNVFGFAGGTTQFESINLDWGALLIVGGVATLVALGTKLSSRFSAVITGIKVSVVLLVVVVGAFYIKASNYSPFIPKPEAGHEASGVNQSVLSLLTGAHSSHYGWYGVLAGASIVFFAFIGFDIVATMAEETKRPQRDVPRGILASLAIVTVLYVAVSVVLSGMVPYTQLKTAPGHKPANLATAFTANGIHWASKIIAIGALAGLTTVVMVLMLGQCRVLFAMARDGLLPRQLAKTGSRGTPVRITVLVALVVAVTASVFPIAKLEEMVNVGTLFAFVLVSAGVMVLRRTRPDLERGFRAPWVPALPIASICACVWLMVNLTALTWVRFGVWLAAGTAIYVGYGYRHSVQGRREADGHPGKEPDPDPTSAAA; via the coding sequence ATGGCCAATCGATGGCGCACGAAGTCGGTCGAACAATCGATCGCCGACACCGACGAGCCAGACACCCGGTTACGCAAGGAACTGACCTGGTGGGACCTGGTCGTGTTCGGGGTCGCGGTGGTGATCGGGGCCGGTATCTTCACCGTCACCGCGTCGACAGCCGGTGACATCACCGGCCCGGCGATCTGGATCTCGTTCGTGATCGCGGCCGTCACCTGCGCGCTGGCGGCGCTGTGTTACGCCGAGTTCGCCTCGACGCTGCCGGTCGCCGGCAGCGCCTACACGTTCTCGTATGCCACCTTCGGCGAGTTCCTGGCCTGGATCATCGGCTGGAACCTGTTGCTGGAACTGGCGATCGGCGCGGCGGTGGTGGCCAAAGGCTGGTCGAGCTACCTGGGCAACGTCTTCGGGTTTGCCGGTGGCACAACGCAATTCGAGTCGATCAACCTGGACTGGGGCGCGCTGCTGATCGTCGGCGGAGTCGCGACCCTGGTCGCCCTGGGCACCAAGCTGTCGTCGAGGTTCTCCGCGGTGATCACCGGCATCAAGGTGTCGGTGGTGCTGTTGGTCGTCGTCGTCGGAGCGTTCTACATCAAGGCCTCGAACTATTCGCCCTTTATCCCCAAGCCCGAAGCCGGGCACGAGGCGTCGGGCGTCAACCAGTCGGTGCTGTCGTTGCTGACCGGGGCGCACAGCAGCCACTACGGCTGGTACGGCGTGCTGGCGGGCGCATCGATCGTGTTCTTCGCGTTCATCGGGTTCGACATCGTCGCCACCATGGCCGAGGAGACCAAGCGGCCCCAGCGGGACGTCCCGCGGGGAATCCTGGCGTCGCTGGCGATCGTGACCGTGCTCTACGTGGCGGTTTCGGTGGTGCTGTCCGGGATGGTGCCCTACACCCAGCTCAAGACCGCCCCCGGCCACAAGCCCGCGAACCTGGCCACGGCGTTCACGGCCAACGGGATCCACTGGGCCAGCAAGATCATCGCCATCGGGGCCCTGGCCGGATTGACCACCGTGGTGATGGTGCTGATGCTCGGCCAGTGCCGCGTCCTGTTCGCGATGGCGCGCGACGGACTGTTGCCGCGGCAGCTGGCGAAGACCGGCTCGCGCGGCACCCCGGTCCGGATCACCGTACTGGTCGCGCTGGTGGTGGCCGTGACGGCGTCGGTGTTCCCGATCGCCAAGCTCGAGGAGATGGTCAACGTCGGCACGCTGTTCGCGTTCGTCCTGGTGTCGGCCGGCGTCATGGTCCTGCGAAGGACCCGGCCGGACCTGGAGCGGGGATTCCGGGCGCCGTGGGTGCCGGCCCTGCCGATCGCGTCGATCTGCGCGTGTGTGTGGCTGATGGTCAACCTGACCGCGCTGACCTGGGTTCGGTTCGGTGTCTGGCTGGCCGCGGGCACCGCGATCTACGTCGGCTACGGATACCGGCACTCCGTGCAGGGCCGCCGCGAGGCGGACGGCCATCCCGGTAAAGAACCCGACCCCGATCCGACTTCCGCGGCGGCATAG